From one Paenibacillus terrae HPL-003 genomic stretch:
- a CDS encoding sensor domain-containing diguanylate cyclase: MSDFSTTDQQTLDGKTAQASGAPLFDDKGYTSFAWLQNMDMTPYDFPYINQLLVQGYRNWLQQSNGISWVNEEHTAVCNFAGVRVAGREEDDDEDVELVERCCLSREMEISQRKLRDGSLAFVYMIPVFCRNYKGEAFAALRFTLPAQHSVPEQDALLAAALHFRSCFYTRFEYIFMEDILGMKNRSDREGRRRSILFQIVKRMHDKIDVEGVLDEVFGSIAYLFPHVDITLYMSQDRHSRNPQVKPLLLHERDEDVCVRAFMKGQMAANEPVGTEGEMTEIGIPLRGKQGVYGVFHMILPSGAESMKKVDVELIAMMADTAGTAFENAKLLEQSNVLIHELRLINELVQRLNQSLKLNEIFEFAVQELLKMFLADFCCIVQLDQVENCFKVTSSNVESLRLHSYSSDEDGFAELIRRTGEPLIVSDYRKEGKISSNFMDMTDSLSLMAVPMKTSGTPRGAILLSSKLPHFFSYDNYKMLQMLAPHIGLAVTNAMLHAEVRRLANMDMLTGLYVRHYVDKVIQRHQEKDFCGSLILVDIDQFKQVNDTYGHQTGDQILKSVSDIVRSATRSEDVCARWGGEELAIYLPQLGVQQALEYAEKIRYRVEHETQPQVTVSCGIAEWNWLDEQISIESLFYRADMALYEAKNEGRNRIVIDHVSNS; encoded by the coding sequence ATGTCGGACTTTTCAACAACGGATCAGCAAACGCTTGACGGTAAAACAGCCCAGGCTAGCGGTGCCCCGCTGTTTGATGATAAAGGATATACGTCTTTTGCCTGGCTCCAAAACATGGATATGACACCATATGATTTCCCCTATATTAATCAGCTTCTTGTTCAAGGGTATCGAAACTGGTTGCAGCAGAGCAATGGCATATCGTGGGTTAATGAAGAACATACCGCCGTTTGTAATTTTGCAGGTGTTCGGGTTGCAGGTAGGGAAGAGGATGATGACGAGGATGTGGAGCTGGTCGAACGTTGCTGCTTGTCCAGAGAAATGGAAATAAGCCAACGCAAACTTCGGGACGGAAGCCTTGCATTTGTGTACATGATTCCTGTGTTTTGCCGCAATTATAAGGGTGAGGCTTTTGCTGCTCTTCGTTTTACACTGCCTGCTCAACATTCTGTTCCCGAGCAGGACGCATTATTGGCGGCAGCCTTGCATTTTAGATCCTGCTTTTATACGAGATTTGAGTATATATTTATGGAAGACATCCTCGGGATGAAGAACCGGAGCGACCGCGAAGGCAGGCGACGCTCTATTTTGTTTCAGATTGTAAAGCGGATGCATGACAAGATTGATGTTGAAGGCGTGCTGGACGAGGTATTTGGCAGCATAGCTTATTTGTTTCCGCATGTGGATATCACGTTATATATGAGCCAGGATCGGCACAGTCGTAATCCACAGGTCAAACCTTTGTTGCTGCACGAGCGGGACGAGGATGTATGTGTGCGTGCATTTATGAAAGGTCAAATGGCTGCAAATGAGCCTGTAGGCACAGAAGGAGAAATGACCGAAATCGGCATTCCTTTACGTGGCAAGCAGGGAGTATATGGTGTATTTCATATGATTCTTCCATCGGGTGCCGAAAGCATGAAGAAAGTGGATGTGGAGCTGATCGCTATGATGGCAGACACAGCCGGCACCGCTTTTGAAAATGCAAAGCTGCTGGAGCAATCCAATGTGCTCATCCATGAGTTGCGCCTCATTAATGAACTCGTTCAGCGCTTGAATCAAAGCCTTAAGCTGAATGAAATATTCGAGTTTGCTGTGCAGGAATTATTGAAAATGTTCTTGGCTGACTTTTGCTGTATTGTGCAACTCGATCAGGTGGAAAATTGCTTTAAGGTCACGTCAAGCAATGTAGAAAGTTTGAGGCTGCATAGTTACTCTTCTGATGAGGATGGGTTTGCAGAGCTGATACGCAGAACAGGAGAGCCTCTCATCGTGTCAGATTACAGAAAGGAAGGGAAGATATCCTCCAATTTTATGGATATGACCGACTCCCTTTCTTTAATGGCGGTACCTATGAAGACCAGCGGTACGCCGAGAGGAGCTATTTTATTGTCTAGTAAGCTCCCTCACTTTTTTTCGTACGATAATTACAAAATGCTGCAAATGCTGGCGCCCCATATCGGTTTGGCTGTAACAAATGCCATGCTGCATGCTGAGGTACGGCGTCTGGCCAATATGGACATGTTAACTGGTTTGTATGTACGTCATTATGTGGACAAAGTAATTCAGAGGCATCAGGAGAAAGATTTCTGCGGATCTCTCATTCTGGTGGACATTGATCAGTTCAAACAGGTGAATGATACATACGGGCATCAGACAGGTGACCAAATATTGAAAAGCGTCAGCGATATTGTTCGTTCGGCGACTCGCAGCGAGGATGTATGTGCCAGATGGGGCGGCGAGGAACTGGCGATCTATTTGCCGCAGCTTGGGGTGCAGCAGGCGTTGGAATATGCGGAAAAAATCCGTTATCGCGTAGAACATGAGACCCAGCCACAGGTGACCGTCTCCTGCGGAATTGCCGAATGGAATTGGCTGGATGAGCAGATAAGTATTGAATCTTTATTTTACAGGGCAGATATGGCTCTGTATGAGGCTAAAAATGAAGGGCGCAACCGGATTGTTATTGATCATGTCAGTAATTCTTAG
- a CDS encoding aminopeptidase, translating to MKDPRILKLAENLVGYSVEVQPGENVLVEMIGTERDLLNAIIHEVGKKGGNVFVQLTDRKVQSAMLRHATKEMVQTWAEIDLNRMKQMHCYIGIRAGENVNDLSDVPEDKMKLYNSIYQHAVHSEQRVKHTKWVVLRYPNDSMAQLANTSTEAFEDFYFNVCNLDYAKMDKAQDALADLMNRTDKVRISGPGTDLNFSIKQIGAIKCSGQCNIPDGEVYSAPVRDSVNGTISYNAQTLYNGITFENVKFRFENGKIVEATSNDTKRLNDILDSDEGARYIGEFAIGFNPYILHPMKDILFDEKIAGSLHFTPGQAYETADNGNRSSIHWDLVLIQRPEYGGGEIYFDDVLIRKDGIFVLPELEQLNPDNLK from the coding sequence ATGAAAGATCCCAGAATACTTAAACTGGCAGAAAATCTGGTAGGCTACTCTGTTGAGGTACAGCCGGGTGAGAACGTGCTGGTTGAAATGATCGGTACAGAGCGTGACCTGCTTAACGCCATTATTCATGAGGTGGGCAAAAAAGGCGGCAACGTTTTCGTTCAGCTTACTGATCGTAAGGTACAGAGCGCCATGCTTCGCCATGCGACCAAGGAAATGGTGCAAACCTGGGCTGAAATAGACCTTAATCGGATGAAACAAATGCATTGCTACATCGGGATTCGTGCTGGTGAAAATGTCAATGATCTGTCAGACGTGCCGGAAGACAAGATGAAATTGTATAATTCGATTTATCAGCATGCGGTACATAGCGAGCAGCGGGTGAAGCATACGAAATGGGTGGTGTTGCGTTATCCGAATGACAGCATGGCGCAGCTAGCGAATACGAGCACTGAGGCGTTCGAAGATTTTTATTTCAATGTGTGCAATCTGGACTACGCGAAAATGGATAAGGCACAGGATGCGTTGGCGGACCTGATGAACCGGACGGACAAGGTGCGGATTAGCGGGCCGGGCACGGATCTGAATTTCTCTATTAAGCAAATCGGTGCCATCAAATGCTCCGGTCAATGCAATATCCCGGATGGCGAAGTATATAGCGCACCCGTGCGAGATTCCGTTAACGGAACCATTAGCTATAATGCACAAACGTTGTACAATGGTATCACTTTTGAAAATGTAAAATTCCGCTTTGAGAATGGTAAAATTGTAGAAGCAACGAGTAATGATACGAAGCGGCTGAACGACATTTTGGATTCCGACGAGGGAGCACGCTATATTGGCGAGTTTGCGATTGGGTTCAATCCGTATATTTTGCATCCGATGAAGGATATTCTGTTTGATGAAAAAATTGCAGGTAGCTTGCATTTCACGCCGGGTCAGGCTTATGAAACAGCAGATAACGGCAACCGTTCTTCGATCCATTGGGATTTGGTCTTGATTCAGCGTCCGGAATATGGCGGCGGCGAAATTTATTTTGACGATGTTCTAATCCGCAAAGACGGCATATTTGTACTGCCTGAGCTGGAGCAGTTAAATCCTGATAATTTGAAATAA
- a CDS encoding YlaN family protein, translating to MTSSDLQEQLNIRAINLLQDDADKIKKLIEVQMENLATRYCPLYEEVLDTQMYGFSKEVDFAVRAGLLPEMVGKQLVSELERNLAILYEAMNNKAN from the coding sequence ATGACTTCATCTGATTTGCAGGAACAATTGAACATCAGGGCCATTAATCTGCTTCAGGACGATGCAGATAAAATAAAGAAGCTTATTGAAGTACAGATGGAGAATCTGGCAACCCGTTACTGCCCTCTCTATGAGGAAGTGCTGGATACTCAGATGTACGGATTTTCCAAGGAAGTGGATTTTGCGGTTCGTGCCGGCCTTCTTCCGGAAATGGTAGGTAAACAGCTGGTCAGTGAGCTGGAACGCAATCTGGCTATTCTATATGAGGCCATGAACAATAAGGCCAATTAG
- a CDS encoding AraC family transcriptional regulator has translation MDYFKRIQCAIEFIEMNLREELKITEIASRACFSAFHFQRLFQAISGFTVQQYIRKRRLSEAAVGLKRSNQKVLDIALEYQYNSQEAFTRAFEKSFGVTPGRYRNGDIDISRQLKINFLDYQKNTKGDLDMNKPVMLQLDTIKIIGYEYKTNLNHEQHYNEIPGFYDHFGKNEYFMRIPNKIAPGMSYGIACYFQDNGEFSFVIGEEVEGEAEDLAKGFIYMEIPAGRYAEFNASGPNVRVQDVRNYIYGTWLPNSNFERREGPDFEITDVMNSSFPNLDIKVYIPIE, from the coding sequence ATGGACTACTTTAAAAGAATACAGTGTGCGATTGAGTTTATTGAAATGAATCTTCGGGAGGAGTTGAAAATTACTGAAATTGCTTCGCGAGCCTGTTTTTCAGCTTTTCATTTTCAGCGGCTTTTTCAGGCGATTTCGGGCTTTACGGTTCAACAGTATATAAGGAAAAGAAGATTATCGGAGGCGGCTGTAGGGCTAAAACGGTCCAATCAAAAGGTATTAGATATCGCTCTTGAATACCAGTACAATTCGCAAGAAGCGTTTACACGTGCTTTTGAAAAAAGTTTTGGTGTCACCCCTGGGAGATACCGGAACGGTGATATAGATATTTCTCGACAATTGAAAATCAATTTTCTGGATTATCAAAAAAATACTAAAGGAGATTTGGATATGAATAAGCCGGTGATGCTGCAACTCGATACGATTAAGATTATAGGGTATGAATACAAAACAAACCTGAATCATGAGCAGCATTATAATGAGATTCCAGGATTTTATGATCACTTTGGAAAGAATGAGTATTTTATGCGCATTCCGAACAAAATTGCACCGGGGATGTCGTATGGTATAGCTTGCTATTTTCAAGATAATGGTGAATTCTCATTCGTGATTGGGGAGGAAGTTGAGGGAGAAGCGGAGGATTTGGCAAAGGGCTTTATCTATATGGAGATTCCAGCAGGAAGGTATGCAGAATTTAACGCGTCAGGTCCGAATGTCCGGGTTCAGGATGTACGAAACTATATCTACGGCACATGGCTTCCCAACTCTAATTTTGAGCGTAGGGAAGGGCCTGATTTTGAAATCACCGATGTGATGAATTCTTCCTTTCCTAATTTGGATATTAAGGTATATATACCGATCGAATAA
- a CDS encoding HPr family phosphocarrier protein, which produces MSNNNAAVVEIAQTASKFTSSIVLHSENKYIDVKSILGLFTTLVSSHSYELHVHGPDAEEAKKAMTEVFQKHGLHISVAS; this is translated from the coding sequence ATGTCTAATAATAATGCGGCGGTTGTTGAAATTGCACAGACAGCGAGCAAGTTTACTTCTTCCATCGTCCTTCATTCCGAAAATAAGTATATTGATGTGAAAAGTATCCTTGGCTTGTTTACGACATTGGTCAGCAGCCACAGCTATGAGCTGCATGTTCACGGACCTGACGCGGAAGAAGCCAAGAAAGCGATGACTGAAGTGTTCCAGAAGCATGGGCTGCACATATCGGTAGCCTCCTGA
- the tyrS gene encoding tyrosine--tRNA ligase yields MKWDELKPEQQVEVERQLNVIQRGVAEIVPEDELKRKVIKSVVSGEPLQIKLGLDPSAPDIHIGHTVVMHKLRQFQELGHQVQLIIGDFTGKIGDPTGKSETRKQLTEEDVQRNAQTYKEQIFKILDPEKTKVYYNSHWLAPMSFADVVTLAAKVTVARMLERDDFTKRYQNGLPISIHEFFYPLMQGMDSVELRSDIELGGTDQKFNLLMGRTLQKEYGVEPQATITLPLLEGLDGVQKMSKSLGNYIGVDEEPNEIYGKSMSVPDELMFKYFELATDLNNEELAELAEGIKNGSVHPRDAKMKLAGTLVRMYHGKEAEEAAKQHFVTVFQQRALPDDIEEFTLTADHLEDGGIRVIQLLTQLGFAASNGEAKRSIQQGSVKINEEKWTDVNEAYTPQEGDIVQVGKRKFAKIKLG; encoded by the coding sequence ATGAAGTGGGATGAGTTGAAGCCTGAACAGCAGGTAGAGGTAGAACGTCAATTAAATGTGATTCAACGTGGTGTGGCAGAAATTGTACCGGAGGACGAGCTGAAGCGTAAGGTTATTAAATCGGTCGTTAGCGGTGAGCCGCTTCAAATTAAATTAGGACTTGACCCATCGGCGCCAGATATTCACATCGGGCATACGGTCGTTATGCATAAGCTACGCCAGTTTCAGGAACTTGGTCATCAGGTACAACTTATCATCGGGGATTTTACGGGCAAGATTGGTGATCCGACAGGCAAATCGGAAACTCGTAAGCAACTGACTGAGGAAGATGTCCAGCGCAATGCTCAGACGTATAAGGAGCAGATATTCAAAATTCTGGACCCCGAAAAAACAAAGGTATACTACAATTCCCATTGGTTGGCGCCCATGTCTTTTGCCGATGTGGTAACGCTGGCTGCTAAAGTAACTGTCGCACGTATGCTGGAACGGGATGACTTTACGAAAAGATACCAAAACGGCTTGCCGATCAGTATCCATGAATTTTTCTACCCGTTGATGCAAGGGATGGATTCAGTGGAACTCCGAAGCGACATCGAGCTGGGAGGTACAGATCAAAAGTTCAATTTGCTGATGGGCAGAACCCTGCAAAAGGAATATGGAGTGGAGCCACAGGCTACCATTACGTTGCCACTGCTCGAAGGGCTGGATGGCGTGCAGAAGATGAGCAAAAGTCTGGGCAACTACATTGGTGTCGATGAGGAGCCGAACGAAATCTACGGAAAATCTATGTCTGTGCCTGATGAATTGATGTTTAAATATTTTGAGCTGGCAACAGATCTGAACAATGAGGAACTGGCTGAGCTGGCGGAAGGCATTAAGAACGGTTCAGTGCATCCGCGTGACGCCAAAATGAAGCTGGCCGGAACGTTGGTACGTATGTACCACGGTAAGGAAGCGGAGGAAGCAGCGAAGCAGCATTTTGTGACTGTATTCCAGCAACGAGCGCTACCTGACGATATTGAAGAGTTCACCTTGACGGCAGATCATTTGGAAGATGGCGGCATCCGTGTCATCCAATTGCTGACTCAATTGGGCTTTGCGGCTTCTAACGGTGAAGCCAAACGTAGCATTCAGCAGGGCTCGGTCAAAATTAACGAAGAGAAATGGACCGATGTAAACGAAGCATACACGCCGCAGGAAGGCGATATTGTGCAGGTTGGTAAACGGAAGTTCGCCAAAATCAAGCTGGGTTGA
- the rpsD gene encoding 30S ribosomal protein S4, which translates to MARYTGPKFKLSRRLGISLSGTGKELKRPFPPGQHGANQRRKISNYGMQLQEKQKLRHMYGLGEKQFRTLFNKAQHMHGIAGENFMFLLESRLDNLVFRLGFANSRAGARQLVAHGHVTVNGKKVDIASYQVSLGDVIGLRERSRSMSSIKEALENRNHLAAYLEYNDAALEGKYIRLPERGELSQDIDEKQIVEFYNR; encoded by the coding sequence ATGGCACGTTACACTGGTCCTAAATTTAAATTGAGCCGTCGTCTGGGGATTTCCCTGAGCGGCACAGGTAAAGAATTGAAACGCCCTTTCCCTCCGGGACAACATGGTGCAAACCAACGGAGAAAAATCAGCAACTACGGTATGCAGCTTCAAGAAAAACAAAAGCTGCGTCACATGTACGGCTTGGGTGAAAAACAATTCCGCACTCTGTTCAACAAAGCTCAACACATGCACGGTATCGCTGGTGAGAACTTCATGTTCTTGCTGGAAAGCCGCCTGGACAACCTCGTGTTCCGTCTTGGCTTTGCTAACTCCCGTGCAGGCGCACGTCAATTGGTAGCACACGGTCACGTTACTGTGAACGGTAAAAAAGTTGACATCGCTTCTTACCAAGTAAGCCTGGGTGACGTGATCGGTCTTCGTGAAAGAAGTCGTTCCATGTCTTCCATCAAAGAAGCTTTGGAAAACCGCAACCACTTGGCAGCTTACCTGGAGTACAATGACGCAGCTCTGGAAGGCAAATACATCCGTTTGCCTGAGCGTGGCGAATTGTCCCAAGATATCGACGAAAAACAAATCGTCGAATTCTACAACCGCTAA